Genomic window (Aricia agestis chromosome 15, ilAriAges1.1, whole genome shotgun sequence):
gggttccgtagtcaacaagaaacccttatagtttcggtctgtcaggccgtctgtctgtctgtattaaattttactgtgctagatgcggacatctatacttaccgtcttgtaccgcgttTGAAATTACGCGCCATTCCACGCGAACACGGACATGTCATACTTGTTCTTATTTACAGCGAACACTGCACAGTGCACGCGGGTGTGCTCGTACTATTTATTTACGCGCAAGAttgttgattaatttaattattcagtgATCTGTGagccgtgacccgtttgctcgtttgcccccttatttcataaaaaaaaatcgacatgacgcatattttagggttccgtagtcaacaaggaacccttagggtgaggccaaacgagcgtaattttgtgagtcgtgagtcacctgatggaaagcaactaccgtcgcccatggacactcgcaacatcagaagagctgcaggtgcgttgccggccttttaagagggaatacgctctcttcttgaaggtttgcaggtcgtataggtccggaaatactgctggtgacagttcgttccagagttttacagtgcgcggcagaaagttacgcgaaaaatgcacggtgaaagactgccactcatcaaggcgATGAGGATGGTAAGTTTATTTTTCGCATgaggcgatggcgaaaagttgcaggaggtatgattccgaacaattctgatagaggatgcagagtgaagctacatatagcctgccttaaatatttaatttattttgtttttagtatttagtattatagcggcaatagaaatacataatgtcagaaaaacagatggatgagcgcattggtaactcaagccgggagtcgcgggtttgaatcccgccgacggattaaaaaaaatcatttttttagtatctatacttatgaaaaaaaaaaatatatatattttttaaaagagccaaaaactaaaagagttaagaaacctttaataaatgtcatttccgaTTAAAATTAAACAGCGACATCTTTGGGAGAATTTTGCATTTTGTGAACGTGTTTTAAGAGTAGTCTACTAGAtggtgcatttatttattgtatttttatctacaataaataaatgcaccatctcaacgccatctatcgttcAGATGAAAACTAAAACTGCAGACACGCTGTTTTTTATGGGGTTCAAGAGTCTTTTATATAATTGGTCTGTGGtgtgatggtagtgatgatgatgatgatgaatgtaatttacatagtagcataataatatgctttcttcgtaaaacaatgccggaacccccaaacttttatctataaggaatccggagttctcttagtatcttcggaaccatagcataccttggtgcaaaatcttactttttggtagcataatatgctaagGATACTTCAAGTATcggttaaatttttatattgttatatgggcatagatgcccttgcggcagtaacgttacgaaaatataacgatatttgaaaattatggtgaaattattaaacaacattttgtttttagttataaaatgatttaaatgaacaaaaatacaataaatgtatagtataatacataaaatataacaattatatcaaatatttcgtggatcattgagtaaatcataaataaatgtagaaaaaaaccggtcatgttcgtttttatgttttttagaatggcaatacagtttcaattatgaatctgctaatgaattgaattgccgttgacgtaggacgttattttacaaaattagataaatcaccgacgatattgctcgtaatatcgtcgctgaattgattgagaggaattgctaaaagttagcattttagccctgcaggtaaaagattttgatactttcaattacaattaattaaaatcaatattatttatcatgtaattgaatttattgtattgcaggtaacatgaatgatgcaaaggattcagttttgcaagttaaaatatcaagcataaataaaatatgagatattatgttccaagaagagtgtttaaagacaaaatcagttccctgatgagatttcttcttagaccggtaagaccctaacgttacaaaaaaaaaatacctgaaagcaaccttgttattgaatgctaactttatttttgaacatattttcagatgtcagtgtttgtaccctaaaggattaaaaaagaaggccacataaataaaggcgtgtggttacgggagtttggctgggaggtgttaatgtatccgccgtatagtcctgaccttgctccctcagatttccacctgtttcaatCGCGGCaggattccttaggcagtgtcaggttgacatcacaagaggactgccaaaaccacttgtcgcagttttttcatcagaagccccaaaatttttatagcaatgggatcgtgTCACTACCAACAAGATGCCAAAAAGTTGTCAAACAAAATGAcacctatatattttagtcaactgtaaataaactttataaaaaaaaaacctttcgaatgtttatataaaatgcgaaaaaaataATTCCGCAACCTTTTATTTTCTGTGTTGTTTTTTGATCTCCCCTTAATCCttggtttttaatcaacttgcaagggagggttattagtttcaggcatgtacaagtatgactgtattaaataaacatatttgagtataattaatacaatctatgatgcttgcgagtattaatataatacttataggaaattatttaacatttaaattaaattatatttaaacttagaaacagtagtgacaatttagtttaagaaaatgaagataattgtttggttaaattatattttgtaatatattttatgatgtaCGCTAAGtattaaagaagaagttttaatactctgacaaaaacatgcaagagttttcgtcaaaaacaaaacaaaatgaaatttattgcaaaataaaattttaagtaaacaacaacaataaacttattcttgaaatgagttatccaaactaaaatataatattattttcataaataatcaagtatcaaaactataattccgactatagacagggttgccatacgtagattttttgaatttgccgcctttttccagtctcatctttcgctagccagactatcgatataaaaaataccgttatctggctaccattatgaaaataccggtacgtaacggtattttttcgggtattcgataacgttatgaagccctgatatatactagtaatctgtgagcaataatatgaaaaaaaaaaaagaagtctcAAGTTTGTTTTGAAAATTGGATGTCGGTATTGTTTTTGTCAAAAGGCCAGAAAATAGAaatgttttactgaaaaacaaaGCTAATTAATGAAGGTCTTCCGCAGAATAAAAGCGTACATTACTCCGCAACACCTAAAGAATCAATATTGTGTTTCTAAAATTTATTGTGAGAAAATGGCGGCGACAAAAACTCTAGCAGACCTAGGATACGCATTCAACTCAGGTTCTTTCCAtgcttttctaaaattaaatacagaACATAGTAAATCTGCAAATAACATTTTGAATCAAACTTtatcaacatatttttttacagaataGACAGAACTGTTTGTATTTTCTATAAGTCACTTTACACTATTACAGAATTCATTCACtgatatgaataataattattatacattgtTGTATTTCAGAAGGTCAATTGAGAAAAATTTGTGCCGATGGAAAGATTACAGATGAGCCATTTCAGTTCAACATCAGCAAGGACCACCAGCAGTGTCAATCCCACTATGAGACATTGGGAGAAGCTGTAACAGAATATATTTACCAGCTGTTGGAGACCCAGGAGAACCTAGTGAGGCTACCGGTTCCCAAAGATTCTACTGAAGATTTTGGTACATTCATATTCACTTCCAAGGATTATGACAAGAAACCTGTTGTCATGGTGCTAATTCATGGGTCTGGAGCGGTGCGGGCCGGTCAGTGGGCGAGATCGTGAGTGAACATATTTAGTTtcaaaaaaatttggtttttctGGCCTgtttaaaacttaattatacCAGAGTAAATAGAACTGAGGAGTAGCTGACTCAAGAGATTTCAAAATTTCTATGTTTGACatagtatgtcatatcggccggcgtGCACCATATTACTGCGTTACCTATTACAtagcattgtgaaacatgttcgCAAGTGACACTCGCGCCCAACTcgcatataattattattcgccCATTTGTTTGAAGTCGTTAGTTACCGCTTCTTAGTTACTGACTACTctgattacattttaacatgtgtgtattatttaaacattattatttggCGCAATAAACAACTCATAATTTCAGTCTAATAATAAACGAAAATTTGGACATGGGCACTCAGATACCTTACATAAAAGAAGCTACTGCCAGGGATTACGGCATAATTGTTCTGAACCCCAATGACAATACAAGGAATGATAAAATCATAATGAACAGCTCAAACTCAGAGGAGCATAGCAAGTATGTTTGGGAGCACTACATAAGGCCATGTTCTGCGACCAGTATTGTCATCGTCGCCCATAGCTTCGGCGGCTACTTGACATTGATGCTCTCGGACATGTTCAGAACTGACTTTGAACAGAGAGTCAAAGCAGTTGCCCTCACAGACTCTGTTCATCGCTACTCGAGGGTTAAAAtgaatgtttatttaaaaacggtatgaatgcatattattatgttttaagttTAGTTGACTTGCAAACTGGACAATTTCTAAGTTCAATTTTCAATAACACaagatattatgtaatgaaGCAATCAAAAGCTtcaactttattttataattattccaGATAGCAAAGAATTGGATTTCCAGTTCCTCTCCCCTGGACACACCAATTAACACCCCAGAGTATGATGTACTGAGACTTTCTGCAGGTACGTACACAcattgaataataaaaactatgtgTACTTACAACTTATGTACACAcattgaataataaaaactatgtgTACAAATTACAAGTTGACTTACCTCaagctattaattatttattgcagGTCATCCTAAACATGAGATGACTTCATACTGCTGCATGTCATCTGTTTTTAACTTCATAGAAGAGAAACTTGGACAGAAATAAACATTtgacattatataatatttagtaaaccCAGCAACAAGGTACCCAAATTATAAAAACTACTttttggtaaaataaaaaaaaaacattgcatTATAGACTGCTCAAAAAGAATGAAATTCCAGATCAAGCTTTAAAATAAATGCTTCTTTATTGTATTTACGGTACTTTAAagtaatttttcaatttaaatgctttaaaaattgttgaaagaatcatattatgatatcCAAAGTGACATAACACATAAATTCACTTTAGCAAAAACTATTTTGATaggattaatattaataatttattattataaccctACTATAAGTTTTTTATTGCCTACCCAAACTATTCTTTACACTTCTTTCCATTGAGGATTTTTCATGTTCCGGATGCTTATCGAGTAATTAATTAGCAGGTgctgtattttcttttttatactgttgttattattattattgttgtttaagGAAATGTTccttttttgttttatgaaatgTTTTGCTTTGGCAAGTTTTATACCACTTACTTTATcggatataaaaatataattataataatatgataagctAGAAATATgtttatatcatttaatatacaAGTactatgaaatataatatactgaGTTTTATTTCTTCTTGCCTTTTGAGTAGTGTTTCATCCAATATTTGATATCTTGTTTATCTGCTCTGACACCGAGCACAGCCGATTTAGAGTTTACATCTTTCATGGCAAATGGGGAGAATCCAGCAGTATAGTCAGGGTCTAGGGCATTTGTTTTGCTGCGGCCAATTTTGGTAGCGAAGTTTTTGTGTATGTGCTGGTCTTCAGTGAGGATAGGATATTGGAAGTGTTGGCCGCCCCTGGGAGTGGGGAGACTGAATTTCTTTCCTCTTGCTGTTAATGGTTTCCGGCCGTTTATGTGGATATGCTGGTTGCCTTCATCGTCAATGCTAACGGACACTTTTTTTAAAGTGGAG
Coding sequences:
- the LOC121734133 gene encoding cotranscriptional regulator FAM172A isoform X2, coding for MKVFRRIKAYITPQHLKNQYCVSKIYCEKMAATKTLADLGYAFNSEGQLRKICADGKITDEPFQFNISKDHQQCQSHYETLGEAVTEYIYQLLETQENLVRLPVPKDSTEDFGTFIFTSKDYDKKPVVMVLIHGSGAVRAGQWARSLIINENLDMGTQIPYIKEATARDYGIIVLNPNDNTRNDKIIMNSSNSEEHSKYVWEHYIRPCSATSIVIVAHSFGGYLTLMLSDMFRTDFEQRVKAVALTDSVHRYSRVKMNVYLKTQRIGFPVPLPWTHQLTPQSMMY
- the LOC121734133 gene encoding FAM172 family protein homolog CG10038 isoform X1, producing the protein MKVFRRIKAYITPQHLKNQYCVSKIYCEKMAATKTLADLGYAFNSEGQLRKICADGKITDEPFQFNISKDHQQCQSHYETLGEAVTEYIYQLLETQENLVRLPVPKDSTEDFGTFIFTSKDYDKKPVVMVLIHGSGAVRAGQWARSLIINENLDMGTQIPYIKEATARDYGIIVLNPNDNTRNDKIIMNSSNSEEHSKYVWEHYIRPCSATSIVIVAHSFGGYLTLMLSDMFRTDFEQRVKAVALTDSVHRYSRVKMNVYLKTIAKNWISSSSPLDTPINTPEYDVLRLSAGHPKHEMTSYCCMSSVFNFIEEKLGQK